The following nucleotide sequence is from Pandoraea oxalativorans.
TTTTTGTCTGGCGCCGGGCAGCAAACCGACCAAGGCGGCGGTCAAGCAAATTGTGCAGGCGCGGGGCACCCTCGCGTATCTCGATCTCTCCGATCTGGATTTGCGCGATGTCGATCTCACGCGCACGGACATGACGGGCACGCTGATGCGCCGGACCAAAATAAGTGTGCCGAGCCTACAACACGCGATCGACTGTCAGGCCATGCTGCACGGGGCGGATTTGTCGGGGCTCGATTTGCGGCTGATCAACTGGCGATTCGCGGACGTCAGCGGGGTGATCCTGTGGGGGGCCCGCGTCAACGGGGCGGACGTGACCTTTCTGAATCGTGGCTTCGCGAACCTGCGGGGGGTCGATCTGCATGACCAATTCTTACGCGGGGCGGACGTGGAGGGGGCCGACTTGCGCGACGCCCTGCTCGCGGGTGCCGAGGTCGACGCGCCCGTACTGCAGCGAGCCATCGTCTGCGGCGCGGTCATCACCCGGGTCCAGGCGGTGGGACAAAGTCTGTGCGAACTTCAGCCGCAGGGCCACGAGGTGGATCTGCGTGAGGCAAATCTCTCGCGCGCCGATCTGACGGGGGTGAATTTTCGTGGCTGTCGGGTGTGCTTGCGGCAGGCGGACCTGGCGGGGGCGAATTTTGACGGCGCTTTGATGAACGGGGACGGACTCGAAGAGTTTCTCGCCGCCGGGGCGAACCTGACGGGCGCCAATTTCTACGGCCGAGATCTGCGGCATGTGCGCGTGCGGGCCGGCCACGACCGGCCCATTGTGCTGCGCAAAACGCAGCTGGGGCACGCCCATCTGGCGGGCTCTTGGCTGCGGCAGGCGAGATTTCAAGGTGCGATATTTGACGACGATACCGTCATACTTTTCGAGTTTTCGGATGATTTGGATCTTGATTTCAATCACCTGAATAATCCCTCGGGGTCATTTTTTACCGCGGTCGAATCGATTGATGATGAATACGGTGCCCTCAAGCGAAACTTGATGACGCAGGTCGTCGAAGAACTGGCGAGGCACGATCTTGACTCGCTGGTGGAACCGATGCTCCAGATTTTGTTGAATCGACCGTTCGATTACGCCGGGGTGATCACGGGGAATAAAGCGTTTAGGGACAAATTTCTGCATTGTTTGGCAAAAAAAGCGGAGCGCGCGGCAGTGCCCTTGAATCACCATGGCTTGATTTTTTTTGTCGACAGATACCTGGCCAAATTGAGTCAAAGCGATCTCAAGGCGTTCATGTTCCAAAAGAATAATTTATTTATTCAAATCATCCATCAAGGGCTTGCGTCGCCGGAGGAAAGCACTCAGCAACTGTGTCGCGACATTTACCAAAACTATCTCGCCATGCCGCGCGTCATTTCCGTGCATGAAAAGCTGGATCGTGCATTGATGGAGGACTATCGGATTTTTACGAAGGGCGAAGATAATTTCGCGGTATCCGAGCACTATATGGATAAGTTTCTCTATAAAACGCATCCGGAGTACGGGGTGCGCTGGAATGACGACCGAGTGCTTTTTAAGCGTGGCGTGGATACGGAAATTGACGATATCGAGGCCGATGTTTTTCAGGATTTCACGGTATTTCTCAATAGTTTCGCTTTTGAAAAGAAGCATGCCAAGTTTCTGAGGCTGTTGGAGTTGTTGCGGCTCGGGCCGTATCTTGCCGCTTTTGTGTCCGTGATGGGCACGACGCGCTCCGAGCTCCATCTGTGTGGGGTCGAGGATCAGCGCCGCTTGTATGACACCTTCGATCACGTCTACCAAGTGCGGGGCATGGGGGCGCTGCATGACGGCGAGGCCAAAGTCGCACTCGAATTGAACCGGGACCACCTGGACGCGATTCTCGCGGATTACGAGTTGACGCGGGCGGATGCGCGCTCCCAAGCGACGCTGCTGCTGCTGCTGGGCGGGGTTTTTGCCCGCTTCAGCTCGTCGCGGGGCTTGGGGCAGGAAAGGGACTCGCCCCATGCGGTGCGCAGTTACGCCTTTGGACTGATGAAAGCGGCGCGTGCCACGGACGAGACCTTGGTGCCGGGGCCGACCTTTGAGGGCTGGACGGACCGGCTGCTGGGCATGGGCGATGCCATGGAGTGTTCGGGCATGCTGTCCGACGATCTGATCAAGTATTGCTACACCTTGCCCGGGTTCCACGCGCGCTTTGCCGGCGTGATTCCGCCGGCGTGGCAATAACGCACCGCGTCGCGCGGCCCGGGCGGCGGCGCGCCCAAGTTCAGGTGTTCACCCTATGCCGGGCGCGGCGGTCGTGTCGACAATGAAGGGTAAGCGATCCCATGCCGCCCGAGGGGAGAAAACCCGCGGGGCAGGGGTCGGTCGCCCGAGCCGGACACGCGTCTGGCC
It contains:
- a CDS encoding pentapeptide repeat-containing protein, yielding MFDGVSYSIQPRPVSQVPVPAPLDPRVERQQQCRGTLEHYLTVPNGTLVGPDKQAVLNAMTGLDLTPEQAQVIRNSLGHEALQHEGGAGNDIALVVAVMRKLRHDHRSTLPNLGKPPKAYDEAASCLEHLARYEQPTVSAKGFHVVKKHHYFCLAPGSKPTKAAVKQIVQARGTLAYLDLSDLDLRDVDLTRTDMTGTLMRRTKISVPSLQHAIDCQAMLHGADLSGLDLRLINWRFADVSGVILWGARVNGADVTFLNRGFANLRGVDLHDQFLRGADVEGADLRDALLAGAEVDAPVLQRAIVCGAVITRVQAVGQSLCELQPQGHEVDLREANLSRADLTGVNFRGCRVCLRQADLAGANFDGALMNGDGLEEFLAAGANLTGANFYGRDLRHVRVRAGHDRPIVLRKTQLGHAHLAGSWLRQARFQGAIFDDDTVILFEFSDDLDLDFNHLNNPSGSFFTAVESIDDEYGALKRNLMTQVVEELARHDLDSLVEPMLQILLNRPFDYAGVITGNKAFRDKFLHCLAKKAERAAVPLNHHGLIFFVDRYLAKLSQSDLKAFMFQKNNLFIQIIHQGLASPEESTQQLCRDIYQNYLAMPRVISVHEKLDRALMEDYRIFTKGEDNFAVSEHYMDKFLYKTHPEYGVRWNDDRVLFKRGVDTEIDDIEADVFQDFTVFLNSFAFEKKHAKFLRLLELLRLGPYLAAFVSVMGTTRSELHLCGVEDQRRLYDTFDHVYQVRGMGALHDGEAKVALELNRDHLDAILADYELTRADARSQATLLLLLGGVFARFSSSRGLGQERDSPHAVRSYAFGLMKAARATDETLVPGPTFEGWTDRLLGMGDAMECSGMLSDDLIKYCYTLPGFHARFAGVIPPAWQ